In one Nicotiana tomentosiformis chromosome 6, ASM39032v3, whole genome shotgun sequence genomic region, the following are encoded:
- the LOC138894501 gene encoding uncharacterized protein, translating into METRRAVADFVALFENMTGGNNELRERLAKLEAWIGNVPEGDEFQTIVTRLAYFEAELVRLSQENADLKRETVVLRRALCEDAPQRGVDRLKVKIPEPKAFGGARSARELENFLWDMEQYFHDIRVQDEKEKVTLTSMYLSKDAKLWWRTRVAEDKSLGRIKIESWERLKKELKDQFLPSNTSWIAWDKLKKFRQTSSVRAYVKEFTTLMPSISNLSEEDKLHNLMSGLQQWAQLELRRQNIQNLASVVEATNALGDFHLGEKTFTSKSNEGKKDKANEWKKCENNNANEDKGNGKQEA; encoded by the coding sequence ATGAATTGCGGGAAAGGCTAGCGAAACTGGAGGCATGGATTGGAAATGTCCCTGAAGGTGATGAATTTCAGACCATTGTGACAAGGCTTGCCTACTTTGAGGCAGAATTGGTAAGGCTAAGTCAAGAGAATGCAGATCTGAAAAGAGAGACAGTGGTACTGCGACGTGCGCTGTGCGAGGATGCTCCTCAACGTGGTGTTGATCGTCTTAAGGTAAAAATTCCTGAACCTAAAGCATTTGGTGGTGCAAGGAGTGCACGTGAATTAGAGAATTTTCTTTGGGATATGGAACAGTACTTTCATGATATTCGTGTGCAAGATGAGAAGGAAAAAGTAACCCTGACTAGCATGTATTTGAGTAAAGATGCTAAGTTGTGGTGGCGCACTCGTGTGGCTGAAGATAAAAGTCTTGGCAGAATAAAGATTGAGTCGTGGGAGCGGCTTAAAAAGGAGTTGAAGGATCAATTCCTTCCTAGCAATACGTCTTGGATTGCTTGGGACAAGCTGAAAAAGTTTAGGCAAACCAGTTCGGTGAGAGCATATGTCAAAGAGTTCACTACTTTGATGCCGAGTATAAGCAATTTGTCGGAAGAAGACAAATTGCACAACCTCATGAGCGGGCTGCAACAGTGGGCACAATTGGAGTTGCGTAGGCAGAATATTCAAAACCTCGCAAGTGTTGTAGAGGCAACCAATGCATTGGGTGATTTTCACTTGGGTGAAAAGACTTTTACTTCAAAGTCCAATGAAGGAAAGAAAGATAAGGCAAATGAGTGGAAGAAATGTGAGAATAACAATGCTAATGAAGACAAGGGGAATGGAAAGCAAGAGGCTTGA